The following DNA comes from Mycobacterium sp. MS1601.
CCGTCGCGGCCCGTCGACTACGGGGATGACGTAGAAGCCTTGCGGCAGAATCTCTTTCCCGTCGATGATGTGCCTGCAGTCAATATCACCGCCGCCGTCGGTGCTGCGGTGGCTGCCAGTGGAATTGCCGACGGCGCGGTCGGTAGCCTGAGCATCACACGCAACCTGCCCTTCGATACGAACATCGTGATGTTCATCAACGTGCAAGGTGAGCGCAGTAGTAAGCAGGTGCGCGCCGACGTCACCGGTCAGATCACCGAGGTGGTCTGACCAGCGAGCCTCATTGCCGGCGTTGGTCAGGGCGGTGTCGACTCCGGTCATCTGGACGCGCCCGTCCTGCTCTGAGTGCAGATCCGGCAGCCACGGAGAGCCCCACGTCGTCGAGTGCCACGGTCACCATGTCGGGCACAGCGGTGGCCACCAGCCGAGTCAGCGTGTGACCCGGCGTCATCTCGACAGCGCAGTCGACACCCAGCTCGTGAATCAGCCGGACGCCGTCGTACCAGCGCACCGGACGCATCACCGATTCGGCCAGGTCGCCCAGTACCTGGGCCGCGCTGTCGACCGCCCGTCCGCCGGTGTTGGTGACGTAACGCGATGTCGGGTCACAGACACGGAGTGCGGCCAGACGGGCGCGCAGCGCCGCAGCGGTGGGCTCCTGCAGGGGGCCGTGTGAGGCGATGTCCACAGCGAGCCGTTCGAAGCCGCGGGCACCCATATCCCGTGCCACGCCCTCGGCTACCCCGAACGCCGCGGACGTACCACCGACCACCGTTTGGGTGGCGCTGTTGATGTTGGCAACCCACAGCGGATCCGATGCGGTGGACGTGCGGGTCACCAGCGTGTCGACGGCGCGGATGGGCAGCCCCGTGATTGCCGCCATTCCCCACGATCGGCCGTCGCACACACTCTGCATCGATGTCGCCCGCAGATGCACGGCCGCCAGCGCGTCGGGCAGCGTGAGCACACCGGCAACCACGGCCGCGGCGAACGCTCCGACCGAATGTCCGTCCACGAAGTGGACTGTCACACCGGAGTCGTCGATCAGTGCACGCGCGCTGGCGACGCCGACGGTCACCAGCGCAAGCTGAGTCAGCAGGGTGTCCTGGCCAGGGCGGTCCAGGTCGCCCGGCACGCCCAGGCGTGCGCATGTCCTGAGGGCCTGCTCGATGGCGTCGTGGGCCGCTGGGGTGTCAGGAACACCGCTCAACATGCCCGGCCGTTGAGCGCCTTGGCCAGGGAACAGTAGTGCTACGGCCACGATGTCAGCCGGGATCGAGACACCAGCTGTGGTCCATCGTGGCTGCGAGCCATCAGCTCGGAGACGTCTGAGGCGAGCTCGGTGAGGCTGATTGCGCCCCAACCGAACTCCACCAGACAGTCCACTCGCGCCGGGACGTCTTCTAGCGCACCATGTAGGTCGCGCAGCCACTCGAACATCCCGTCGGTATCGGAGTCGGCGTAGACGGCTACGTCCAGATCGCTGTCGCGGTGCACACATCGGTGCCCGGTCGCCAATTGGAACCCGACGCTTCCGGTAGGCCCCCACCGCAACCCGCTGGCGCCCAGAATCGGGCGTACGGCCTCGAGCGCGCGGAAGGCGGGCAATTCGTGATCGCCGCCGAACTCGTTCAGTTGTTCCGGCGAAACACGGTGCACAACGGTACTCCTGGGAATCTCCAACCCGAATCGTTCAGCCCGGGAGTGTCCACGAACGCCTACCAGCACATGCCCGGGCCGTGGATGGCCGCGGCGCACCACCACCCACGGCATCTGGGTCATTGCCGCGCTCACCCACCGCGGTACGTCCTTGCCCACGGCCGTCGGTGAGGACAGCCTGAGCAGATCGTGCGGTTGTTCCGTGGTCACGACCACTCGCGGGCGATGAGATCGCGCACCGCCCGCGACGCGTGGCGTGTCCGTACTGCTGCGGCAGAGTCCAACCGGTTGGACAGGTCGACCGGACCTCCGCGAGCACGTTTCACCGCTTGCGTCACCGCTGCTGCGACGGTGGTGATGTCTTCGGGCCCAGGAGAATCGGCGTTACCGACGGATAGCAGCCCGTCGCAGAATCCCAGGGTGGCCCAGTCCTGGATGTGATAGCTCAGCGGGGTGATGGTCCTGGCCAGCTCCTCGAGTTCGGCCACCGTCCGCAGCGTGATCCGGGCGGCCGCTTCGCGGTGCATGGCGTGGATCTCGACTCCGGGGTCGTCGAGGGCGAGGATCTGGTTGGCTTGCAGGCCGTGGGTGAGGAAGCCTCCGGAGAGCGCTTTGCCCACGACGAGAGCAACGACAGGGTGGCCGGCAACTCGCGCGGCGTGATAGGCGTCGACAGTGACCGCCATCGCCTGGTGCAGTCCCACGGTCTCCTCGATACGGCCGTAGGCCTGGCTGGGCAGGTCCACCACCGCGATGATGGCCCGCTTGGTGGCGGCATCGACATCGGCGTCGGTGACATCGCGCACGGCCTGTGCCAGCGCCACACATTCGGTGAGACCGACCTCGCCGTGGCGGGCGCAGTGATAGGGATTGCCGGCGTCGGGAACCACGGCCAGATAGACCGCGTCGTCGGTGATGGCGCGGACCACCGAGGGAATCACCGGCTCGGGGTCACGGCCCGCCAGCGCGGCGAGCCAGGTCCTCCCGCGAGAGGCGCTGGCGGACTGCACATCCGATGGCCTGACGGCGGGTGGATTCTCGGAGAGCAGACGGGCCATTTCGTTGATACGCAGACTGCGCGGTTGCCCCGAGCTCAGGCCTGCCGACACGGCGTCGGTGACCCGCGCCCGGATCAGGTTGGTGTCGTCGGCCACCAGGTCGTCGGCCAGCCCAGCCGCATGACGGGCACGACCACCGTCGATGGCCCAGATCAGGGTGTGATCACCGGAGTCGAACTCGGCGATGCCGTGCTCCTGCTCGATCACGGCAGGACCGTTCAAGCCGAGTCGGGCCTGCGGGGTGACGATCAGCCGTGAGCACAGGCCCGCGACTATGCTCATACCGCCGAAGCTGCCGACTGTTCCGGCGACCACGCCGATGACGGGAGCGTAACGCCGCAGATCTAGTGCGGCCGAACAGATCTCGGCCACCGCGTTGAGTCCCAGGTTAGCCTCCTGCAACCGTACGCCGCCGGTCTCGAGCAAGATGACAGCCGCGACGGGGGTGCCGGAGGCAGACTCGGCGGCGGCCGCCAGCAGCGCCTGGCTGATCTTCGCGCCGGATACCTCACCCACACCTCCGCCCTGGAAGCGTTGTTCGATGCCGATCACCACCACGGGGTTGCCCGCGATGGTTCCGCGTGCGATCACCACGCCATCGTCGGCCGCCGGTGTGACACCCTGCGGCATCAACCACGGTGATTCGAGACGATCGAACGGTCCGGCTATCACCCGCACTGTGCCCTCGTCCAACAACGCTGAACAGCGCTGTAGCGCATCGAGTTCGATGAAGCTGTGGCGGTCGATCAACTGTTGCCACGTCAGTCCTACCAGCAGATCGTCGGGCGCACTCATGGGGTGGCCGTCGCAGCCTCGGCGGCCTGCCGCAAGCGCAATGTCACCACGCCGGGGGTGGCCCCGAAATCATTGAGCTCCCACGATCCCGCCAGCGGCGTATGGGTGAAAAAGAGTTCAAGGACGTCTCGCCAGGTGGTGTCGAATCCGTTCACGCTGGTGCGGACCCGCACCGAGGCCACCGACGCCGGCACGTCGTGCTCCTCGAAAAGGATCTCCAGATCGCCGGAGGCCACCACACCTACGTGAGCCCGGCTGTTGGGCCGCACCGTGGCGGGGAACTCATAGGTCAGGGTCGGCATCGTCAACAACTCCGTCGTTCGAGGGTGTCCAGGAACAGGGTGACCGCGAGCAGGTCGCCGGATCCGCCGGGTGACAGGTTCTTCGCCATGCACATCCGATCCAGTTCATCAAAAAGCGCTCGGCCTGAGGAATGTTCGAGTCCACCGGCGGCGAGAACCCGTTGTGCTCCGTGTTGGACGGCAGCCAATCCGGCAGCTCCGCCGCGGTACAGCAGGCAGGTGTCGTCCACACGGGCCATCAGCGCCAGCAGTGCGCCGAGCGGGCCACCTGATCGCAGGGCGGGCATCCCGTGACGTATGACGTCGGGGAAGCCGTCCCGGGCCTGCCCGCGGGCACCGTGCACACCGAAGCGCCGCGCTGCCACAGCGCCGTGTGAGGAGCGTTCCGCGCCGCCTGCCGGATCGTCGATCTGCGCCAGTTCGGCGGCGACGGACACCGCCTCTGCTGCGGTGGACGCTCCGGCTCCGGCCGCGGCGCTGAGCAGTCCCAGCGCCCACAGTGCGCCACGGTGGGTGTTGACGCCACCGGTGGCGGCCAGCATGGTGTGCTCACCGGCTCGGCCTATCTCGCCGAGCTGAGCTCGCAGCGGCACCCCCACGGGTAATGTGGCTCCAGCACAGGCACATTCGAGCAGCGCCTGGTGCAGTGCGTTTGCCGAGTCATGCAGCATCGCTGCCGTCATGTCGTTGTGCGCACCGCTGCCGCGCGCGTCGACCAGTCCCGGTTTGGGTGTGAGGTCCACCTCGTCATGTAGTGCGGCGACGGCGAGATCGGCGATCTGCAGCGCTTCGAGAGTCTGGACTGCTGTGCTCATGTCACCAATCCCTGAACTTCGAAGGCGGATCGTAGAGGCCTCCCGACCAGGCGACCAGATCTTCGATACTGCGTGCCGCGAGCAGGCTGCGATCGGCCAGCCGGGTCTCGACGCCCAGGTCCTCGGGGAACGCCACCAGGCCGTCACGACGCAAGGTCTCGACGTCGCGGGCGGTACGACCGACCGGGGTGACGCCCGCAATCGCGGCCAGGGCGGCCCGACGGAGCTCGAGCGAGGGTGTCTTGTACAGGTATGCGACACCCTCTTCGGTGACGACGTGCGAAACGTCGTCACCGTAGATCATCACCGGCGGCAACGGCATTCCCGCCGTTTTGCCGACTTCGACGGCATCCAACGTCTCGACGAAGGTGGGTACTCCGCCGGCGTGGAACGTCTGTGCGAGCTGCACCACCAGCTTTCGGCCGCGACGTCCCGTGCCCTGACCGGTGGCCAGGTCGAGCCACGGAGGTGACGGGTGCCTGCGGCCGTGCGGGTCGTGACCCATGTTGGGCGCCCCACCGAAACCGGAAAGCCTGCCGTCGGTGACCGTGGAGGAGTTCGCGTCACGGTCGATCTGCAGCGAGGAACCTATGAACATGTCGATGCCGTACTGACCGGCCAACTGGGCGAGCACCCGGTTGGACCGCAGTGAGCCGTCGGCGCCGGTGTAGAAGACGTCGGGTCGGGCGGCTGTGTAACGCTCCATGCCGGGCTCGCCGCCGAAGCAGTGGATGGATTCCACCCAGCCGGATTCGATGGCGGGGATCAGGGTGGGGTGCGGGTTCAGGATCCAGTTCCTGGCGATGCGGCCCTTGAGTCCGAGCATCTCGCCGTACGTCGGCAGGATGAGTTCGATTGCGGCGGTGTCGAATCCGACACCATGGTTCAGCGAAGTCACCTCGTGTCGTTCGTAGACCCCGCGGATGGCGATCATTGCCTTGAGGATGTCCACGGCTCCGATGTGGCGCGGGTCTCGGGTGAACAGTGGTTCCAGGGCGTAGGGCCGGTCGGCCACCACCACGAAGTCCACCCAGTCGCCGGGGATGTCGACCCGCGGCAGCTCGGCGGTGTCCACCACCTTGTTGACCTGAACGATCACCACACCGTCGTGGAAGGCCACCGCCTCGGCGATGGTGGGGGTGTCCTCGGTGTTGGGGCCGGTGTAGAGGTTGCCGTCGCCGTCGGCCAGTTCGGCGCACAGCAGTGCGACCCGCGGCGCCAGGTCGGTGAACATCCGG
Coding sequences within:
- the mdcA gene encoding malonate decarboxylase subunit alpha, producing MSAPPRVWNSRRIDKADRVAAGRSCSVGKVVPPEQLKALLHSVIHSGDRVSLEGDNQKQADFLSRTLADCDPSRLHDLHMLISSVSRPEHLDLFERKIATRLDLAYAGPQSVRIAQMVEDGLVQIGAIHTYVELYSRMFTDLAPRVALLCAELADGDGNLYTGPNTEDTPTIAEAVAFHDGVVIVQVNKVVDTAELPRVDIPGDWVDFVVVADRPYALEPLFTRDPRHIGAVDILKAMIAIRGVYERHEVTSLNHGVGFDTAAIELILPTYGEMLGLKGRIARNWILNPHPTLIPAIESGWVESIHCFGGEPGMERYTAARPDVFYTGADGSLRSNRVLAQLAGQYGIDMFIGSSLQIDRDANSSTVTDGRLSGFGGAPNMGHDPHGRRHPSPPWLDLATGQGTGRRGRKLVVQLAQTFHAGGVPTFVETLDAVEVGKTAGMPLPPVMIYGDDVSHVVTEEGVAYLYKTPSLELRRAALAAIAGVTPVGRTARDVETLRRDGLVAFPEDLGVETRLADRSLLAARSIEDLVAWSGGLYDPPSKFRDW
- a CDS encoding triphosphoribosyl-dephospho-CoA synthase, which produces MSTAVQTLEALQIADLAVAALHDEVDLTPKPGLVDARGSGAHNDMTAAMLHDSANALHQALLECACAGATLPVGVPLRAQLGEIGRAGEHTMLAATGGVNTHRGALWALGLLSAAAGAGASTAAEAVSVAAELAQIDDPAGGAERSSHGAVAARRFGVHGARGQARDGFPDVIRHGMPALRSGGPLGALLALMARVDDTCLLYRGGAAGLAAVQHGAQRVLAAGGLEHSSGRALFDELDRMCMAKNLSPGGSGDLLAVTLFLDTLERRSC
- the mdcC gene encoding malonate decarboxylase acyl carrier protein; translation: MPTLTYEFPATVRPNSRAHVGVVASGDLEILFEEHDVPASVASVRVRTSVNGFDTTWRDVLELFFTHTPLAGSWELNDFGATPGVVTLRLRQAAEAATATP
- a CDS encoding ACP S-malonyltransferase encodes the protein MAVALLFPGQGAQRPGMLSGVPDTPAAHDAIEQALRTCARLGVPGDLDRPGQDTLLTQLALVTVGVASARALIDDSGVTVHFVDGHSVGAFAAAVVAGVLTLPDALAAVHLRATSMQSVCDGRSWGMAAITGLPIRAVDTLVTRTSTASDPLWVANINSATQTVVGGTSAAFGVAEGVARDMGARGFERLAVDIASHGPLQEPTAAALRARLAALRVCDPTSRYVTNTGGRAVDSAAQVLGDLAESVMRPVRWYDGVRLIHELGVDCAVEMTPGHTLTRLVATAVPDMVTVALDDVGLSVAAGSALRAGRARPDDRSRHRPDQRRQ
- a CDS encoding malonate decarboxylase holo-ACP synthase; translated protein: MTTEQPHDLLRLSSPTAVGKDVPRWVSAAMTQMPWVVVRRGHPRPGHVLVGVRGHSRAERFGLEIPRSTVVHRVSPEQLNEFGGDHELPAFRALEAVRPILGASGLRWGPTGSVGFQLATGHRCVHRDSDLDVAVYADSDTDGMFEWLRDLHGALEDVPARVDCLVEFGWGAISLTELASDVSELMARSHDGPQLVSRSRLTSWP
- the mdcD gene encoding biotin-independent malonate decarboxylase subunit beta, whose protein sequence is MSAPDDLLVGLTWQQLIDRHSFIELDALQRCSALLDEGTVRVIAGPFDRLESPWLMPQGVTPAADDGVVIARGTIAGNPVVVIGIEQRFQGGGVGEVSGAKISQALLAAAAESASGTPVAAVILLETGGVRLQEANLGLNAVAEICSAALDLRRYAPVIGVVAGTVGSFGGMSIVAGLCSRLIVTPQARLGLNGPAVIEQEHGIAEFDSGDHTLIWAIDGGRARHAAGLADDLVADDTNLIRARVTDAVSAGLSSGQPRSLRINEMARLLSENPPAVRPSDVQSASASRGRTWLAALAGRDPEPVIPSVVRAITDDAVYLAVVPDAGNPYHCARHGEVGLTECVALAQAVRDVTDADVDAATKRAIIAVVDLPSQAYGRIEETVGLHQAMAVTVDAYHAARVAGHPVVALVVGKALSGGFLTHGLQANQILALDDPGVEIHAMHREAAARITLRTVAELEELARTITPLSYHIQDWATLGFCDGLLSVGNADSPGPEDITTVAAAVTQAVKRARGGPVDLSNRLDSAAAVRTRHASRAVRDLIAREWS